One window of the Saccopteryx bilineata isolate mSacBil1 chromosome 2, mSacBil1_pri_phased_curated, whole genome shotgun sequence genome contains the following:
- the PIK3IP1 gene encoding phosphoinositide-3-kinase-interacting protein 1 translates to MKAVRMLLAWVQTFLVSNMLLAEAYESGGCFWDNGHLYRADQPSPAPGLRCLNWLDAQSRLASAPESGAGNHSYCRNPDQDPRGPWCYVSGQGGAPEKRPCEDLRCPESISQDLPTSTIESEEASEVPSGDEVQVFAPANALPSGSEAAAVQPVIGISQRVRVNSKEKKDLGTLGYVLGITMIVIIIAIGAGIIFGYTYKRGKDLKEQHDQKMCEREMQRITLPLSAFSNPSCEIVDEKTVVVHTNQTPVDLQEGSAPLIGQAGTPGA, encoded by the exons ATGAAAGCGGTGAGGATGCTGTTGGCTTGGGTGCAAACATTCCTCGTCAGCAACATGCTACTAGCAGAAGCCTATGAATCTGGAG GCTGCTTCTGGGACAACGGCCACTTGTACCGGGCGGACCAGCCCTCCCCCGCTCCGGGCCTCCGCTGCCTCAACTGGTTAGATGCGCAGAGTcgcctggcctctgcccccgaGTCGG gcGCCGGCAACCACAGCTACTGCCGGAACCCGGACCAGGACCCGCGCGGGCCCTGGTGCTACGTCAGCGGCCAGGGTGGCGCCCCCGAGAAGCGGCCTTGTGAGGACCTGCGATGCCCAG AGTCTATTTCCCAGGACCTGCCAACTTCCACCATAGAAAGTGAGGAGGCATCTGAAGTGCCAAGTGGAGATGAGGTGCAGGTGTTCGCTCCTGCCAATGCCCTGCCCTCTGGGAGCGAGGCAGCAGCTGTGCAGCCAGTGATTGGAATCAGCCAGCGGGTTCGAGTGAACTCCAAGGAGAAAAAGGACCTAGGAACCTTGG GCTATGTTCTAGGCATTACCATGATTGTGATCATCATTGCCATCGGAGCTGGCATCATTTTTGGATACACCTACAAGAG GGGAAAGGATCTGAAAGAGCAGCACGACCAGAAAATGTGTGAGAGGGAGATGCAGCGAATTACCCTGCCCTTGTCTGCCTTCAGCAACCCCTCCTGTGAGATCGTGGATGAGAAGACTGTTGTGGTCCACACCAATC